In Labrus bergylta chromosome 6, fLabBer1.1, whole genome shotgun sequence, the following proteins share a genomic window:
- the tjp3 gene encoding tight junction protein ZO-3 isoform X4 yields the protein MEELTIWEQHTITLSKDSKVGFGFAISGGKDKPHPDNGDTTVVVSDVLPNGPAIGRLFHKDQIVMVNGVSMESVHSNFTIQTLKSCGKTANITVKRPRKIQIPATSRPSRAASHSNLLDQDPPRRTRRYSDGSDNREVGRYRAGSASPNRNGYGTLPLMSSGYKRLPYQDVPDKPIRTTLLKKKITDEYGLKLGSQIFIKHMTDTGLAAKEGTLQEGDLILKINGMTTENLSLLETKHLVEKSRGKLTMTVLRDDRKFLVSIPEVVDSAPNSEEDHRRDSSSELEDISDIDVPSHRVSRHPTREKRTRRTRAEPPPAKSRDASPVRSTLTRPPARSYASRRAPSESESDHSASPPPVRRTSPDMRDHSNKYKSLSGMSAVPNPRSSPIVQKWTGSRPSSSSASRPRKPVSDSDSDRSASPPPRRQSPRPDSRYNALSELPPAVLGASSIDVRNEPYRRVNSPVRIPAPDSDSEPEVSLAPPQRQSTTYSHDSLSRYRVLPEVSLQEEQPRWNSRSIPASDPPQKSRSESESEASYASVPRRGSTDSADSNKAKTRVRVLPVIKPTPITLKQEPPRRILSPSRPPPDDSSESDKLSHLRRSGSSERGGGHHRVPPAANGTGTLKSGISGKSKLPAYSKPAEEPIYSLPPDSYPSPNPGYSSDLHTVSFVKEGSVGLRLVGGNDVGIFVGGVQPNSPAYEEGMKEGDQIMQVNKVDFGHFTREEAANFLLNVKKGEQVEICTQHKMDIYKKILKSNLGDNFYIRAHFDHEADSPIGLSFTRGQVFRVVDTMHRGKLGNWLAVRMGHDLHEMDKGTIPNQPRAETFASIEQSQRVSGERQVSGPRAEFWKLRGLRGNKKNDKNNRRSRDDLLQLTIQGKFPAYERVLLREANFKRPIVIMGPLNDIAMEKLAREMPNEYEAADMVPRSGSGDSGSTVIKLDTVRRIAEKDKHPLLDITPTAVERLNYIQYHPMVLFLDPHSRKDVKAMRQRYSPDSNKSSRRLYSQAMKLKKHYSHLFSARIDLQPGSSAWYESLKDKIRHQQSKPVWVSEVKLESGGEQDLDAFDQTQSDYLSAASDLEDTDGEAFTDGEAYTDNEDLEEAYPGQNASRDSRPAGTALARSSEPFYGDTEPQADTYSLREIPPLLHVPEPRSPRPENPSSAEEEEEPTIRSFTDSDFSTLDVIQPNTPSDGPPDFIAPDPTTRYSVNQPSCPAEVQPESPQLASLSAIEERLQQARSAEPQAKAEERKGPQFIVLAHHHQAVQFRRLQIQGSDSSEEDEDEDEAEDVEWGPATEL from the exons ATGGAGGAGCTGACGATATGGGAGCAACATACGATCACACTCAGCAAA GACTCAAAAGTGGGGTTCGGCTTTGCCATATCGGGGGGGAAAGACAAGCCTCACCCGGACAACGGCGATACAACGGTGGTGGTGTCGGATGTGCTTCCAAACGGACCGGCCATCGGACGCCTGTT CCACAAAGACCAGATCGTGATGGTGAACGGCGTGTCGATGGAGAGCGTCCACTCTAACTTCACCATTCAGACCCTGAAGTCATGTGGCAAGACGGCAAACATC ACGGTGAAACGCCCCCGCAAGATCCAGATCCCAGCAACCTCCAGACCATCTAGAGCCGCCTCCCATTCCAACCTGCTGGACCAGGACCCCCCTAGACGAACGCGACGCTACTCTGATGGCAGCGACAACAGAGAAGTCGGCCGCTACCGCGCCGGCAGCGCCTCCCCAAACCGTAACGGTTATGGAACCCTACCGCTGATGTCATCGGGGTACAAGAGGCTGCCGTACCAGGACGTTCCCGACAAACCAATCAGAACAACGctcctgaaaaagaaaatcacagacG AATACGGATTGAAGCTCGGCAGTCAGATCTTCATCAAGCACATGACAGACACAGGCCTGGCTGCAAAGGAAGGAACGCTGCAGGAGGGTGACCTCATCCTGAAG ATCAACGGCATGACAACAGAGAATCTGTCCCTGCTGGAGACCAAGCACCTGGTGGAGAAGAGCAGGGGCAAACTGACTATGACAGTCCTCAGGGACGACCGCAAGTTCCTGGTCAGCATCCCCGAGGTGGTGGACAGCGCCCCCAACAGTGAGGAGGACCACCGCCGAGACAGCAGCTCTGAACTAGAgg ATATTTCAGACATCGACGTCCCCTCTCACAGAGTGTCCCGCCATCCCACCAGAGAAAAACGGACGCGCAG aacGAGAGCTGAACCTCCACCGGCCAAGTCGCGGGATGCGTCACCAGTGCGCTCCACCTTAACTCGTCCTCCTGCTAGAAGCTACGCCTCCCGCAGAG ctccatcagagtctGAGTCGGACCACAgcgcctctcctcctcctgtcaggaGAACGAGTCCGGACATGAGAGATCACTCCAACAAATACAA AAGTCTGTCTGGCATGTCCGCCGTCCCCAACCCTCGCTCCTCTCCTATAGTCCAAAAGTGGACGGGCTCccgtccctcttcttcctccgcCTCAAGGCCTCGCAAGCCGGTGTCGGACTCAGACTCTGACCGCAGCGCCTCCCCTCCACCACGCAGACAGAGCCCGCGCCCTGACAGCCGATACAA CGCGCTCTCTGAGCTGCCCCCTGCAGTGCTGGGAGCCTCCTCCATCGATGTCCGCAACGAGCCATATAGGAGGGTCAACTCTCCTGTGAGAATCCCAGCCCCGG ACTCTGATTCAGAGCCGGAGGTCAGTTTGGCGCCTCCTCAGAGGCAGAGCACCACGTACAGTCACGACTCCCTCAGCAGATACAG GGTCCTGCCGGAGGTTtccctgcaggaggagcagccGCGGTGGAACAGCCGCAGCATCCCAGCCAGTGACCCACCACAGAAAT CTCGTTCAGAATCTGAATCCGAGGCAAGTTATGCATCGGTTCCTCGGAGGGGTTCTACTGACAGCGCCGACTCCAACAAGGCTAAAACACGGGTCAG GGTCCTGCCAGTCATCAAACCAACGCCAATCACTCTGAAGCAGGAACCTCCTCGCCGAATCCTGTCACCCAGCAGACCTCCTCCTGATG ATTCCTCGGAGTCGGACAAACTTTCACATCTCAGGAGGTCGGGGAGCTCTGAGCGGGGCGGTGGCCATCACAG AGTTCCTCCCGCTGCAAATGGAACCGGCACCCTGAAGTCCGGGATTTCAGGGAAGAGCAAGCTGCCAGCCTACT CCAAGCCTGCTGAAGAGCCCATCTACTCCCTGCCTCCAGACTCATACCCGTCTCCTAACCCTGG CTACAGCTCGGACCTTCACACTGTGTCATTTGTGAAGGAGGGCAGTGTGGGGCTGCGGCTCGTGGGGGGAAACGATGTGGGTATATTCGTCGGTGGAGTTCAGCCAAACAGCCCCGCCTATGAGGAGGGAATGAAAGAGGGAGACCAGATCATGCAG gtaaaTAAAGTGGATTTTGGTCATTTCACGAGAGAAGAGGCGGCCAACTTCCTCCTGAACGTCAAGAAAGGAGAGCAGGTTGAAATCTGCACTCAGCACAAGATGGACA TTTATAAGAAGATTTTGAAGTCCAACTTGGGTGACAACTTCTACATCCGCGCCCACTTTGACCACGAGGCGGATAGCCCTATTGGTCTGAGCTTCACCCGAGGGCAGGTGTTCAGGGTGGTGGACACCATGCACCGCGGGAAGCTGGGAAACTGGCTGGCAGTCCGCATGGGACACGACCTGCACGAGATGGATAAAGGCACCATTCCAAACCAGCCCAG AGCGGAGACCTTCGCCAGCATAGAGCAGTCGCAGCGGGTGAGCGGCGAGAGGCAAGTGTCGGGGCCGAGGGCGGAGTTCTGGAAACTACGCGGGCTCAGAGGGAACAAAAAGAACGACAAGAACAACCGTCGCTCTCGTGACGACCTGCTGCAGCTCACCATCCAGGGCAAATTCCCCGCCTACGAGAGAGTCCTGCTCAGAGAAG CTAACTTCAAACGGCCCATCGTCATCATGGGTCCTCTCAATGACATCGCCATGGAGAAGCTGGCCAGAGAGATGCCCAATGAATATgaagcagcag ACATGGTTCCTCGCAGTGGGAGTGGAGACAGCGGCTCCACGGTGATCAAACTGGACACTGTGAGGAGGATAGCTGAGAAG GACAagcaccctctgctggacatCACGCCCACAGCAGTGGAGAGGCTGAACTACATCCAGTATCACCCAATGGTGCTGTTCTTGGACCCTCACAGCCGCAAGGATGTCAAAGCCATGAGGCAGAGGTACAGCCCCGACTCCAACAAGAGCTCCAGACGCCTTTACTCACAGGCCATGAAGCTGAAGAAACACTACAGCCACCTCTTCTCAG CACGGATTGACCTGCAGCCCGGCTCCAGTGCCTGGTACGAGAGCCTGAAAGATAAGATCCGCCACCAGCAGTCCAAACCCGTCTGGGTGTCTGAAGTCAAG CTGGAGAGTGGTGGGGAGCAGGACTTGGATGCTTTCGATCAAACCCAGTCGGACTACCTGAGTGCGGCCAGCGACCTGGAGGACACTGATGGAGAGGCGTTCACCGATGGAGAGGCCTACACCGACAACGAGGACCTGGAGGAGGCCTACCCCGGACAGAACGCCTCCAGAGACTCCAGACCAGCCGGAACCGCTCTGGCCCGCTCGTCTGAGCCTTTCTACGGGGACACCGAGCCCCAGGCGGACACCTACTCCCTCAGAGAGATCCCCCCGCTGCTGCACGTACCTGAGCCCCGATCACCCCGCCCAGAGAACCCCAGCtctgctgaggaggaagaggaaccaACTATTCGCAGTTTCACAGACTCAGATTTCAGCACGCTTGATGTGATTCAACCCAACACTCCATCAGACGGACCCCCTGATTTTATCGCCCCCGACCCCACCACCCGGTACTCTGTGAACCAGCCTTCCTGTCCTGCCGAGGTTCAGCCGGAGAGCCCACAACTCGCCAGCCTGTCTGCCATCGAGGAGAGACTACAACAG GCTCGCTCTGCAGAGCCTCAGGCTAAAGCTGAAGAGAGGAAGGGTCCACAGTTTATTGT GCTGGCACACCATCACCAGGCGGTCCAGTTCAGACGCTTACAGATCCAAGGCAGCGACAGCtcggaggaggacgaggacgaggacgaggcgGAGGATGTCGAATGGGGCCCCGCTACAGAGCTTTAG
- the tjp3 gene encoding tight junction protein ZO-3 isoform X3: MEVRFKEPVRAGMEELTIWEQHTITLSKDSKVGFGFAISGGKDKPHPDNGDTTVVVSDVLPNGPAIGRLFHKDQIVMVNGVSMESVHSNFTIQTLKSCGKTANITVKRPRKIQIPATSRPSRAASHSNLLDQDPPRRTRRYSDGSDNREVGRYRAGSASPNRNGYGTLPLMSSGYKRLPYQDVPDKPIRTTLLKKKITDEYGLKLGSQIFIKHMTDTGLAAKEGTLQEGDLILKINGMTTENLSLLETKHLVEKSRGKLTMTVLRDDRKFLVSIPEVVDSAPNSEEDHRRDSSSELEDISDIDVPSHRVSRHPTREKRTRRTRAEPPPAKSRDASPVRSTLTRPPARSYASRRAPSESESDHSASPPPVRRTSPDMRDHSNKYKSLSGMSAVPNPRSSPIVQKWTGSRPSSSSASRPRKPVSDSDSDRSASPPPRRQSPRPDSRYNALSELPPAVLGASSIDVRNEPYRRVNSPVRIPAPDSDSEPEVSLAPPQRQSTTYSHDSLSRYRVLPEVSLQEEQPRWNSRSIPASDPPQKSRSESESEASYASVPRRGSTDSADSNKAKTRVRVLPVIKPTPITLKQEPPRRILSPSRPPPDDSSESDKLSHLRRSGSSERGGGHHRVPPAANGTGTLKSGISGKSKLPAYSKPAEEPIYSLPPDSYPSPNPGYSSDLHTVSFVKEGSVGLRLVGGNDVGIFVGGVQPNSPAYEEGMKEGDQIMQVNKVDFGHFTREEAANFLLNVKKGEQVEICTQHKMDIYKKILKSNLGDNFYIRAHFDHEADSPIGLSFTRGQVFRVVDTMHRGKLGNWLAVRMGHDLHEMDKGTIPNQPRAETFASIEQSQRVSGERQVSGPRAEFWKLRGLRGNKKNDKNNRRSRDDLLQLTIQGKFPAYERVLLREANFKRPIVIMGPLNDIAMEKLAREMPNEYEAADMVPRSGSGDSGSTVIKLDTVRRIAEKDKHPLLDITPTAVERLNYIQYHPMVLFLDPHSRKDVKAMRQRYSPDSNKSSRRLYSQAMKLKKHYSHLFSARIDLQPGSSAWYESLKDKIRHQQSKPVWVSEVKLESGGEQDLDAFDQTQSDYLSAASDLEDTDGEAFTDGEAYTDNEDLEEAYPGQNASRDSRPAGTALARSSEPFYGDTEPQADTYSLREIPPLLHVPEPRSPRPENPSSAEEEEEPTIRSFTDSDFSTLDVIQPNTPSDGPPDFIAPDPTTRYSVNQPSCPAEVQPESPQLASLSAIEERLQQARSAEPQAKAEERKGPQFIVLAHHHQAVQFRRLQIQGSDSSEEDEDEDEAEDVEWGPATEL; this comes from the exons ATGGAAGTAAGGTTCAAAGAGCCGGTG AGAGCAGGCATGGAGGAGCTGACGATATGGGAGCAACATACGATCACACTCAGCAAA GACTCAAAAGTGGGGTTCGGCTTTGCCATATCGGGGGGGAAAGACAAGCCTCACCCGGACAACGGCGATACAACGGTGGTGGTGTCGGATGTGCTTCCAAACGGACCGGCCATCGGACGCCTGTT CCACAAAGACCAGATCGTGATGGTGAACGGCGTGTCGATGGAGAGCGTCCACTCTAACTTCACCATTCAGACCCTGAAGTCATGTGGCAAGACGGCAAACATC ACGGTGAAACGCCCCCGCAAGATCCAGATCCCAGCAACCTCCAGACCATCTAGAGCCGCCTCCCATTCCAACCTGCTGGACCAGGACCCCCCTAGACGAACGCGACGCTACTCTGATGGCAGCGACAACAGAGAAGTCGGCCGCTACCGCGCCGGCAGCGCCTCCCCAAACCGTAACGGTTATGGAACCCTACCGCTGATGTCATCGGGGTACAAGAGGCTGCCGTACCAGGACGTTCCCGACAAACCAATCAGAACAACGctcctgaaaaagaaaatcacagacG AATACGGATTGAAGCTCGGCAGTCAGATCTTCATCAAGCACATGACAGACACAGGCCTGGCTGCAAAGGAAGGAACGCTGCAGGAGGGTGACCTCATCCTGAAG ATCAACGGCATGACAACAGAGAATCTGTCCCTGCTGGAGACCAAGCACCTGGTGGAGAAGAGCAGGGGCAAACTGACTATGACAGTCCTCAGGGACGACCGCAAGTTCCTGGTCAGCATCCCCGAGGTGGTGGACAGCGCCCCCAACAGTGAGGAGGACCACCGCCGAGACAGCAGCTCTGAACTAGAgg ATATTTCAGACATCGACGTCCCCTCTCACAGAGTGTCCCGCCATCCCACCAGAGAAAAACGGACGCGCAG aacGAGAGCTGAACCTCCACCGGCCAAGTCGCGGGATGCGTCACCAGTGCGCTCCACCTTAACTCGTCCTCCTGCTAGAAGCTACGCCTCCCGCAGAG ctccatcagagtctGAGTCGGACCACAgcgcctctcctcctcctgtcaggaGAACGAGTCCGGACATGAGAGATCACTCCAACAAATACAA AAGTCTGTCTGGCATGTCCGCCGTCCCCAACCCTCGCTCCTCTCCTATAGTCCAAAAGTGGACGGGCTCccgtccctcttcttcctccgcCTCAAGGCCTCGCAAGCCGGTGTCGGACTCAGACTCTGACCGCAGCGCCTCCCCTCCACCACGCAGACAGAGCCCGCGCCCTGACAGCCGATACAA CGCGCTCTCTGAGCTGCCCCCTGCAGTGCTGGGAGCCTCCTCCATCGATGTCCGCAACGAGCCATATAGGAGGGTCAACTCTCCTGTGAGAATCCCAGCCCCGG ACTCTGATTCAGAGCCGGAGGTCAGTTTGGCGCCTCCTCAGAGGCAGAGCACCACGTACAGTCACGACTCCCTCAGCAGATACAG GGTCCTGCCGGAGGTTtccctgcaggaggagcagccGCGGTGGAACAGCCGCAGCATCCCAGCCAGTGACCCACCACAGAAAT CTCGTTCAGAATCTGAATCCGAGGCAAGTTATGCATCGGTTCCTCGGAGGGGTTCTACTGACAGCGCCGACTCCAACAAGGCTAAAACACGGGTCAG GGTCCTGCCAGTCATCAAACCAACGCCAATCACTCTGAAGCAGGAACCTCCTCGCCGAATCCTGTCACCCAGCAGACCTCCTCCTGATG ATTCCTCGGAGTCGGACAAACTTTCACATCTCAGGAGGTCGGGGAGCTCTGAGCGGGGCGGTGGCCATCACAG AGTTCCTCCCGCTGCAAATGGAACCGGCACCCTGAAGTCCGGGATTTCAGGGAAGAGCAAGCTGCCAGCCTACT CCAAGCCTGCTGAAGAGCCCATCTACTCCCTGCCTCCAGACTCATACCCGTCTCCTAACCCTGG CTACAGCTCGGACCTTCACACTGTGTCATTTGTGAAGGAGGGCAGTGTGGGGCTGCGGCTCGTGGGGGGAAACGATGTGGGTATATTCGTCGGTGGAGTTCAGCCAAACAGCCCCGCCTATGAGGAGGGAATGAAAGAGGGAGACCAGATCATGCAG gtaaaTAAAGTGGATTTTGGTCATTTCACGAGAGAAGAGGCGGCCAACTTCCTCCTGAACGTCAAGAAAGGAGAGCAGGTTGAAATCTGCACTCAGCACAAGATGGACA TTTATAAGAAGATTTTGAAGTCCAACTTGGGTGACAACTTCTACATCCGCGCCCACTTTGACCACGAGGCGGATAGCCCTATTGGTCTGAGCTTCACCCGAGGGCAGGTGTTCAGGGTGGTGGACACCATGCACCGCGGGAAGCTGGGAAACTGGCTGGCAGTCCGCATGGGACACGACCTGCACGAGATGGATAAAGGCACCATTCCAAACCAGCCCAG AGCGGAGACCTTCGCCAGCATAGAGCAGTCGCAGCGGGTGAGCGGCGAGAGGCAAGTGTCGGGGCCGAGGGCGGAGTTCTGGAAACTACGCGGGCTCAGAGGGAACAAAAAGAACGACAAGAACAACCGTCGCTCTCGTGACGACCTGCTGCAGCTCACCATCCAGGGCAAATTCCCCGCCTACGAGAGAGTCCTGCTCAGAGAAG CTAACTTCAAACGGCCCATCGTCATCATGGGTCCTCTCAATGACATCGCCATGGAGAAGCTGGCCAGAGAGATGCCCAATGAATATgaagcagcag ACATGGTTCCTCGCAGTGGGAGTGGAGACAGCGGCTCCACGGTGATCAAACTGGACACTGTGAGGAGGATAGCTGAGAAG GACAagcaccctctgctggacatCACGCCCACAGCAGTGGAGAGGCTGAACTACATCCAGTATCACCCAATGGTGCTGTTCTTGGACCCTCACAGCCGCAAGGATGTCAAAGCCATGAGGCAGAGGTACAGCCCCGACTCCAACAAGAGCTCCAGACGCCTTTACTCACAGGCCATGAAGCTGAAGAAACACTACAGCCACCTCTTCTCAG CACGGATTGACCTGCAGCCCGGCTCCAGTGCCTGGTACGAGAGCCTGAAAGATAAGATCCGCCACCAGCAGTCCAAACCCGTCTGGGTGTCTGAAGTCAAG CTGGAGAGTGGTGGGGAGCAGGACTTGGATGCTTTCGATCAAACCCAGTCGGACTACCTGAGTGCGGCCAGCGACCTGGAGGACACTGATGGAGAGGCGTTCACCGATGGAGAGGCCTACACCGACAACGAGGACCTGGAGGAGGCCTACCCCGGACAGAACGCCTCCAGAGACTCCAGACCAGCCGGAACCGCTCTGGCCCGCTCGTCTGAGCCTTTCTACGGGGACACCGAGCCCCAGGCGGACACCTACTCCCTCAGAGAGATCCCCCCGCTGCTGCACGTACCTGAGCCCCGATCACCCCGCCCAGAGAACCCCAGCtctgctgaggaggaagaggaaccaACTATTCGCAGTTTCACAGACTCAGATTTCAGCACGCTTGATGTGATTCAACCCAACACTCCATCAGACGGACCCCCTGATTTTATCGCCCCCGACCCCACCACCCGGTACTCTGTGAACCAGCCTTCCTGTCCTGCCGAGGTTCAGCCGGAGAGCCCACAACTCGCCAGCCTGTCTGCCATCGAGGAGAGACTACAACAG GCTCGCTCTGCAGAGCCTCAGGCTAAAGCTGAAGAGAGGAAGGGTCCACAGTTTATTGT GCTGGCACACCATCACCAGGCGGTCCAGTTCAGACGCTTACAGATCCAAGGCAGCGACAGCtcggaggaggacgaggacgaggacgaggcgGAGGATGTCGAATGGGGCCCCGCTACAGAGCTTTAG